One window of Papio anubis isolate 15944 chromosome 10, Panubis1.0, whole genome shotgun sequence genomic DNA carries:
- the DES gene encoding desmin: MSQAYSSSQRVSSYRRTFGGAPSFPLGSPLSSPVFPRAGFGSKGSSSSVTSRVYQVSRTSGGAGGLGSLRASRLGTTRAPSSYGAGELLDFSLADAVNQEFLTTRTNEKVELQELNDRFANYIEKVRFLEQQNAALAAEVNRLKGREPTRVAELYEEELRELRRQVEVLTNQRARVDVERDNLLDDLQRLKAKLQEEIQLKEEAENNLAAFRADVDAATLARIDLERRIESLNEEIAFLKKVHEEEIRELQAQLQEQQVQVEMDMSKPDLTAALRDIRAQYETIAAKNISEAEEWYKSKVSDLTQAANKNNDALRQAKQEMMEYRHQIQSYTCEIDALKGTNDSLMRQMRELEDRFASEASGYQDNIARLEEEIRHLKDEMARHLREYQDLLNVKMALDVEIATYRKLLEGEESRINLPIQTFSALNFRETSPEQRGSEVHTKKTVMIKTIETRDGEVVSEATQQQHEVL, translated from the exons ATGAGCCAGGCCTACTCGTCCAGCCAGCGCGTGTCCTCCTACCGCCGCACCTTCGGCGGGGCTCCGAGCTTCCCGCTCGGCTCCCCGCTGAGCTCGCCCGTGTTCCCGCGGGCGGGCTTCGGCTCTAAGGGCTCCTCCAGCTCGGTGACGTCCCGCGTGTACCAGGTGTCGCGCACGTCGGGCGGGGCCGGGGGCCTGGGGTCGCTGCGGGCCAGCCGGCTGGGGACCACTCGCGCGCCCTCCTCCTATGGCGCGGGCGAGCTGCTGGACTTCTCTCTGGCCGACGCGGTGAACCAGGAGTTTCTGACCACGCGCACCAACGAGAAGGTGGAGCTGCAGGAACTCAACGACCGCTTCGCCAACTACATCGAGAAGGTGCGCTTCCTGGAGCAGCAGAACGCGGCGCTCGCAGCCGAGGTGAACCGGCTCAAGGGCCGCGAGCCAACGCGAGTGGCCGAGCTCTATGAGGAGGAGCTGCGCGAGCTGCGGCGCCAGGTGGAGGTGCTCACTAACCAGCGCGCCCGCGTCGACGTCGAGCGCGACAACCTGCTCGACGACCTGCAGCGGCTCAAGGCCAA gctgcaggaggAGATTCAGTTGAAAGAAGAAGCAGAGAACAATTTGGCTGCCTTCCGAGCG GACGTGGATGCAGCTACTCTAGCTCGCATTGACCTGGAGCGCAGAATCGAATCTCTCAACGAGGAGATCGCATTCCTTAAGAAAGTGCACGAAGAG GAGATCCGTGAGTTGCAGGCTCAGCTTCAGGAACAGCAGGTCCAGGTGGAGATGGACATGTCTAAGCCAGACCTCACTGCTGCCCTCAGGGACATCCGGGCTCAGTATGAGACTATCGCGGCTAAGAACATTTCTGAAGCTGAGGAGTGGTACAAGTCGAAG GTGTCAGACCTGACCCAGGCAGCCAACAAGAACAACGATGCCCTGCGCCAGGCCAAGCAGGAGATGATGGAATACCGACACCAGATCCAGTCCTACACCTGCGAGATTGATGCCCTCAAGGGCACT AACGATTCCCTGATGAGGCAGATGCGGGAACTGGAGGACCGATTTGCCAGTGAGGCCAGTGGCTACCAGGACAACATTGCACGCCTGGAGGAGGAAATCCGGCACCTCAAGGACGAGATGGCCCGCCACCTGCGCGAGTACCAGGACCTGCTCAATGTGAAGATGGCCCTGGATGTGGAGATCGCCACCTACCGGAAGCtgctggagggagaggagagccG GATCAATCTCCCCATCCAAACCTTCTCTGCCCTCAACTTCCGAG AAACCAGCCCTGAGCAAAGGGGTTCTGAGGTTCATACCAAGAAGACGGTGATGATCAAGACCATTGAGACACGGGATGGGGAG gTCGTCAGTGAGGCCACACAGCAGCAGCATGAAGTGCTCTAA